Proteins encoded together in one Nocardioides marinisabuli window:
- a CDS encoding bifunctional nuclease family protein: protein MREVDVMGVRVEMPSNQPIVLLREVTGERYLPIWIGAVEATAIAFAQQGVTPPRPLTHDLLKDVLEATGNELVEVRITDVRDGVFYATLVLGSGTEVSARPSDSIALALRTGTRIVCSEEVLDEAGLAVPAEQEDEVEKFREFLDHVTPEDFDAPQE from the coding sequence GTGCGCGAAGTCGATGTCATGGGAGTCCGGGTCGAGATGCCCTCGAACCAGCCGATCGTGCTGCTGCGCGAGGTGACGGGGGAGCGCTACCTCCCGATCTGGATCGGGGCGGTGGAGGCGACCGCGATCGCCTTCGCCCAGCAGGGGGTGACCCCGCCACGCCCCCTGACCCACGACCTGCTCAAGGACGTGCTGGAGGCCACCGGCAACGAGCTGGTCGAGGTCCGCATCACCGACGTGCGCGACGGGGTCTTCTACGCCACCCTCGTGCTCGGCTCCGGCACCGAGGTCAGCGCCCGGCCCTCCGACTCGATCGCGCTGGCGCTGCGCACCGGCACCCGCATCGTGTGCTCCGAGGAGGTCCTCGACGAGGCCGGGCTCGCCGTGCCCGCCGAGCAGGAGGACGAGGTCGAGAAGTTCCGCGAGTTCCTCGACCACGTCACGCCCGAGGACTTCGACGCTCCCCAGGAGTGA
- a CDS encoding MerR family transcriptional regulator codes for MRTNRDAAAAAEAADEQGLLFTDDVSPLPSDTGYRGPTACNAAGITYRQLDYWARTGLVEPTVRGAKGSGSQRLYSFRDILILKVIKRLLDAGISLQQIRTAVQHLRERGTDDLTRVTLMSDGASVYECTSNDEVIDLLQGGQGVFGIAIGGVWREIEGTLAELPSERTAADDESTGGAGDELAARRAARSAG; via the coding sequence CTGCGGACGAACCGCGACGCCGCCGCTGCGGCTGAGGCCGCCGACGAGCAGGGACTCCTCTTCACCGACGACGTGTCGCCGCTGCCCAGCGACACCGGCTACCGCGGGCCCACGGCCTGCAACGCCGCCGGCATCACCTACCGCCAGCTCGACTACTGGGCCCGCACCGGGCTGGTCGAGCCCACCGTGCGCGGCGCCAAGGGCTCGGGCTCGCAGCGGCTCTACTCCTTCCGCGACATCCTGATCCTCAAGGTGATCAAGCGCCTGCTCGACGCCGGCATCTCGCTGCAGCAGATCCGCACCGCGGTCCAGCACCTGCGCGAGCGCGGCACCGACGACCTGACCCGCGTCACCCTGATGAGCGACGGCGCCTCGGTCTACGAGTGCACCAGCAACGACGAGGTCATCGACCTGCTCCAGGGCGGGCAGGGCGTCTTCGGCATCGCCATCGGCGGTGTCTGGCGCGAGATCGAGGGGACGCTGGCCGAGCTGCCCAGCGAGCGCACCGCGGCCGACGACGAGTCCACGGGCGGGGCCGGCGACGAGCTGGCGGCACGACGCGCCGCGCGCAGCGCCGGCTGA
- the gcvP gene encoding aminomethyl-transferring glycine dehydrogenase, with protein sequence MLDRLGFGSLDALMDAAVPGGIRQAGELALPPALSEAETARELRALAAANRPAEAMIGLGYHATTTPPVVRRNVLEDPSWYTAYTPYQPEISQGRLEALINFQTVVGDLTGLPTANASLLDEGTAAAEAMTLVRRGNRKASGPFVVDADALPQTIDVVRTRAEGLGIDVVVADLSSGLPDGELCGVLVQYPGASGRVLDPRPLIEETHARGALAVVAADLLALTLLESPGSMGADVVVGSSQRFGVPLFYGGPHAGFMSVAQGLERHLPGRLVGVSVDAEGRPAYRLALQTREQHIRRDKATSNICTAQVLLAVVASMYAVYHGPEGLRAIATRTHRYAAVLAAALGEAGHPVAHDEFFDTLTVPVPGRAADVVEAARELGLHLRLTDADTVGISTSETTTVSTLVRVLQAFARGTDGTGVTAPAIDDAAVEALDRTTDDALPQALLRTTDYLTHEVFSLHRSETQMLRYLRRLSARDYALDRGMIPLGSCTMKLNATTEMEPVSLPGFADLHPFAPAEDAEGYRELVGQLEEWLAEVTGYDRVSIQPNAGSQGELAGLLAIRGYHRAHGDTGRDVCLIPSSAHGTNAASAVMAGMRVVVVKAGADGSVDLDDLRAQCEKHADDLAAIMVTYPSTHGAYEESITELCRVVHEHGGQVYVDGANLNALLGYAKPGEFGGDVSHLNLHKTFCIPHGGGGPGVGPVAVRAHLAPYLPSHALHPEAGKREGIGPISAAPYGSAGILPISWAYVRMMGAEGLTRATASAVLSANYVAARLGEHFPVLYRGHSDLVAHECILDVRGLTKDTGVSVDDVAKRLVDYGFHAPTMSFPVAGTLMVEPTESEDLAEIDRFCEAMIAIKGEIDRVAAGEWSPERSPLRGAPHTARCLVGEWDRDYDRELGVFPTGVDPDKYWPPVARIDQAYGDRNLVCACPPLEAFAE encoded by the coding sequence ATGCTCGACCGGCTCGGCTTCGGCTCCCTCGACGCGCTGATGGACGCCGCCGTGCCCGGCGGCATCCGCCAGGCCGGCGAGCTGGCGCTGCCGCCGGCCCTGAGCGAGGCCGAGACCGCCCGCGAGCTGCGTGCCCTGGCTGCCGCCAACCGGCCGGCCGAGGCGATGATCGGGCTGGGCTACCACGCCACGACCACCCCGCCGGTGGTGCGGCGCAACGTGCTGGAGGACCCCTCCTGGTACACCGCCTACACGCCGTACCAGCCCGAGATCTCCCAGGGCCGCCTCGAGGCGCTCATCAACTTCCAGACGGTGGTCGGCGACCTCACCGGCCTGCCCACCGCCAACGCCTCGCTGCTCGACGAGGGCACCGCGGCGGCCGAGGCGATGACCCTGGTGCGCCGCGGGAACCGCAAGGCCAGCGGCCCCTTCGTCGTCGACGCCGACGCCCTGCCCCAGACCATCGACGTGGTGCGCACCCGGGCCGAGGGGCTGGGCATCGACGTGGTGGTCGCCGACCTGTCCTCCGGGCTCCCCGACGGCGAGCTCTGCGGCGTCCTGGTGCAGTACCCCGGCGCGTCGGGCCGGGTGCTCGACCCCCGCCCGCTCATCGAGGAGACCCACGCGCGGGGCGCCCTGGCCGTGGTGGCCGCCGACCTGCTGGCCCTGACCCTGCTGGAGTCGCCCGGCTCGATGGGCGCCGACGTGGTCGTCGGCTCCTCGCAGCGCTTCGGTGTGCCGCTGTTCTACGGCGGCCCGCACGCCGGCTTCATGTCGGTCGCGCAGGGCCTCGAGCGGCACCTGCCCGGCCGCCTGGTCGGGGTCTCCGTCGACGCCGAGGGACGCCCGGCCTACCGCCTGGCCCTGCAGACCCGCGAGCAGCACATCCGCCGCGACAAGGCGACCTCCAACATCTGCACCGCGCAGGTGCTGCTGGCCGTCGTCGCCTCGATGTACGCCGTCTACCACGGTCCCGAGGGGCTGCGGGCGATCGCGACCCGCACCCACCGCTACGCCGCGGTGCTGGCGGCCGCGCTGGGCGAGGCCGGCCACCCGGTCGCCCACGACGAGTTCTTCGACACCCTCACCGTGCCGGTGCCCGGACGAGCCGCCGACGTGGTCGAGGCCGCCCGCGAGCTGGGGCTGCACCTGCGCCTGACCGACGCCGACACCGTGGGCATCTCCACCTCCGAGACCACGACGGTCTCCACCCTGGTGCGCGTGCTGCAGGCCTTCGCCCGCGGCACCGACGGCACCGGGGTGACGGCACCGGCCATCGACGACGCGGCGGTCGAGGCCCTCGACCGCACCACCGACGACGCACTGCCGCAGGCGCTGCTGCGCACCACCGACTACCTGACCCACGAGGTCTTCTCGCTGCACCGCAGCGAGACCCAGATGCTGCGCTACCTGCGCCGCCTCTCGGCACGCGACTACGCCCTCGACCGCGGCATGATCCCGCTGGGCTCGTGCACGATGAAGCTCAACGCCACCACCGAGATGGAGCCGGTCTCGCTGCCGGGCTTCGCCGACCTGCACCCCTTCGCCCCGGCCGAGGACGCCGAGGGCTACCGCGAGCTGGTCGGACAGCTGGAGGAGTGGCTCGCCGAGGTCACCGGCTACGACCGGGTCTCCATCCAGCCCAACGCCGGCTCCCAGGGCGAGCTGGCCGGGCTGCTGGCGATCCGCGGCTACCACCGCGCCCACGGCGACACCGGGCGCGACGTGTGCCTGATCCCGAGCTCGGCCCACGGCACCAACGCTGCCTCGGCCGTGATGGCGGGGATGCGGGTGGTGGTCGTCAAGGCCGGGGCCGACGGCTCCGTCGACCTCGACGACCTGCGCGCGCAGTGCGAGAAGCACGCCGACGACCTGGCCGCCATCATGGTCACCTACCCCTCCACGCACGGGGCCTACGAGGAGTCCATCACCGAGCTGTGCCGGGTGGTGCACGAGCACGGCGGCCAGGTCTACGTCGACGGCGCCAACCTCAACGCCCTGCTCGGCTACGCCAAGCCCGGTGAGTTCGGCGGCGACGTCTCGCACCTCAACCTCCACAAGACCTTCTGCATCCCGCACGGCGGGGGCGGCCCCGGCGTCGGCCCGGTCGCGGTGCGCGCCCACCTCGCGCCCTACCTGCCCTCGCACGCGCTGCACCCCGAGGCCGGGAAGCGCGAGGGGATCGGCCCGATCTCCGCGGCGCCGTACGGCTCGGCGGGCATCCTGCCGATCTCGTGGGCCTACGTGCGGATGATGGGCGCCGAGGGCCTGACCCGGGCCACCGCCTCGGCGGTGCTCTCGGCCAACTACGTCGCGGCGCGCCTGGGCGAGCACTTCCCGGTGCTCTACCGCGGCCACAGCGACCTGGTCGCCCACGAGTGCATCCTCGACGTGCGCGGCCTGACCAAGGACACCGGCGTCAGCGTCGACGACGTCGCCAAGCGGCTGGTCGACTACGGCTTCCACGCCCCGACCATGTCGTTCCCCGTCGCCGGCACGCTCATGGTGGAGCCGACCGAGTCGGAGGACCTGGCCGAGATCGACCGGTTCTGCGAGGCGATGATCGCCATCAAGGGCGAGATCGACCGCGTGGCCGCGGGGGAGTGGAGCCCGGAGCGCTCGCCGCTGCGGGGCGCTCCGCACACCGCCCGCTGCCTGGTGGGCGAGTGGGACCGCGACTACGACCGCGAGCTCGGTGTCTTCCCCACCGGGGTCGACCCCGACAAGTACTGGCCGCCGGTGGCCCGCATCGACCAGGCCTACGGCGACCGCAACCTGGTCTGCGCCTGCCCTCCGCTGGAGGCCTTCGCCGAGTAG
- a CDS encoding metallopeptidase TldD-related protein codes for MTSPSHAPHVTTPQSLVEQGLAASVADDCVVVVRDTTSANLRWAGNTLTTNGVMHRVHVSVVSFVRGPGGTATGTVSSTATTQAQVTELVRAADAAARAAEPAEDAADLVPERVSPDWEDAAVPTDIHTYDAFAPALGEAFGRAGAEGRVLYGFVNHEVTTTYLGSTTGLRLRHVQPTGHYGCTGKDAALTQSAWVGGATRDFGDVDALEMDAAVARRLAWGARGRHELPAGRYDTILPPSSVADLMISAYWSAGARVAHEGQSVFSGRGGGTRIGEQVAAAGVHLFSDPLHPGLECAPFVTAGSSSNDTSVFDNGLALGRTDWIRDGRLEALGQTRHSARLTDQPVTPYVDNLVLDVDGGAGRVDDLVASTERGLLLTCLWYIREVDPQSLLLTGLTRDGVYLVEDGEVTGLVNNFRFNESPVDLLRRFSAASASEPSFSREWGDDYFSRTVTPALRVPDFNMSSVSQAM; via the coding sequence ATGACCTCCCCGAGCCACGCCCCCCACGTCACCACCCCGCAGTCGCTGGTCGAGCAGGGCCTGGCGGCCAGCGTCGCCGACGACTGCGTGGTCGTCGTGCGCGACACCACGAGCGCCAACCTGCGCTGGGCCGGCAACACGCTGACCACCAACGGCGTGATGCACCGGGTGCACGTCAGCGTGGTCTCCTTCGTGCGCGGCCCGGGCGGCACCGCCACCGGCACCGTCTCCTCGACGGCGACCACCCAGGCACAGGTCACCGAGCTCGTGCGGGCGGCCGACGCCGCGGCTCGGGCCGCCGAGCCGGCCGAGGACGCCGCCGACCTGGTGCCCGAGCGGGTCTCCCCCGACTGGGAGGACGCGGCGGTGCCCACCGACATCCACACCTACGACGCCTTCGCCCCGGCGCTCGGCGAGGCGTTCGGCCGCGCGGGCGCCGAGGGCCGGGTGCTCTACGGCTTCGTCAACCACGAGGTCACCACCACCTACCTGGGCTCGACGACCGGGCTGCGGCTGCGCCACGTCCAGCCCACCGGTCACTACGGCTGCACCGGCAAGGACGCTGCCCTGACCCAGAGCGCCTGGGTCGGCGGGGCCACCCGTGACTTCGGCGACGTGGACGCGCTGGAGATGGACGCCGCGGTGGCCCGCCGGCTCGCCTGGGGCGCCCGGGGTCGCCACGAGCTGCCCGCGGGGCGCTACGACACCATCCTGCCGCCGTCGTCGGTGGCGGACCTGATGATCTCGGCCTACTGGTCCGCGGGGGCCCGGGTGGCCCACGAGGGGCAGTCGGTCTTCAGCGGCCGCGGGGGCGGCACGCGGATCGGTGAGCAGGTGGCGGCCGCGGGGGTGCACCTCTTCTCCGACCCGCTGCACCCGGGGCTGGAGTGCGCGCCCTTCGTGACCGCCGGCTCGTCGTCCAACGACACCTCGGTCTTCGACAACGGTCTCGCCCTGGGCCGCACCGACTGGATCCGTGACGGCCGGCTCGAGGCCCTGGGCCAGACCCGGCACTCGGCGCGGCTCACCGACCAGCCGGTCACGCCGTACGTCGACAACCTGGTGCTCGACGTCGACGGCGGTGCCGGCCGCGTCGACGACCTGGTCGCGAGCACCGAGCGGGGCCTGCTGCTGACCTGCCTGTGGTACATCCGGGAGGTCGACCCCCAGTCCCTGCTGCTGACCGGCCTCACCCGCGACGGCGTCTACCTCGTCGAGGACGGCGAGGTCACCGGCCTGGTCAACAACTTCCGCTTCAACGAGAGCCCGGTCGACCTGCTGCGCCGCTTCTCGGCCGCGTCGGCGAGCGAGCCGAGCTTCAGCCGGGAGTGGGGCGACGACTACTTCAGCCGCACCGTCACCCCGGCGCTGCGGGTGCCGGACTTCAACATGTCGAGCGTGTCGCAGGCCATGTGA
- a CDS encoding TldD/PmbA family protein, which translates to MSRPSLDATFQALPHRRLGEVALARAAELGVSHADFRFERVRYQDLTARDGVLQAADDSVDVGFAVRVVHRGAWGFASGVVLTEPEARSVAERAVAVAEVAATMTSTPVEVAPEPVHDDVTWVSDYEVDPVEVPTAEKAAVLVEWTRRLREHAAVEHASAFLSAVRENKYYADLHGTRTTQQRVRLQPGFEAMGSHGDVFDSMASLAPPVGRGWEYVTGSPQVAWDFDAEVAEVPDLLAEKLAAPGVEAGRYDLVVHPSNLWLTIHESIGHATELDRALGYEANYAGTSFATYDQLGTLRYGSPAMNVTGDRTSVHGLATTGYDDEGVAAQEWDIVSDGVLVGYQLDRSMAAMKPELAGPEHPRGRSNGCAYADSPGHVPIQRMANVSLRPDPDGPGTDELIGRVERGIYVVGDRSWSIDMQRFNFQFTGQRFYRIVDGELAGQVRDVAYQATTTEFWGSLEAVGGPQTYVVGGAFNCGKAQPGQVASVSHGCPTSLFRDVRILNTTEEAGR; encoded by the coding sequence ATGAGCCGGCCCAGCCTCGACGCGACCTTCCAGGCCCTGCCGCACCGCCGCCTCGGCGAGGTGGCCCTGGCCCGCGCCGCGGAGCTCGGCGTCAGCCACGCCGACTTCCGCTTCGAGCGGGTGCGCTACCAGGACCTCACCGCCCGCGACGGGGTGCTCCAGGCCGCCGACGACTCCGTCGACGTCGGCTTCGCCGTCCGTGTCGTCCACCGGGGCGCCTGGGGCTTCGCGTCCGGCGTCGTGCTGACCGAGCCGGAGGCGCGCAGCGTCGCCGAGCGGGCCGTCGCCGTCGCCGAGGTCGCCGCCACGATGACGAGCACGCCGGTCGAGGTGGCCCCCGAGCCGGTCCACGACGACGTCACCTGGGTCTCCGACTACGAGGTCGACCCGGTCGAGGTGCCGACGGCCGAGAAGGCGGCGGTCCTGGTCGAGTGGACCCGCCGGCTGCGCGAGCACGCCGCGGTCGAGCACGCCTCGGCCTTCCTCAGCGCCGTGCGCGAGAACAAGTACTACGCGGACCTGCACGGCACCCGCACCACCCAGCAGCGGGTCCGGCTGCAGCCCGGCTTCGAGGCGATGGGCTCCCACGGCGACGTCTTCGACTCGATGGCCTCCCTCGCGCCCCCGGTGGGGCGCGGCTGGGAGTACGTCACGGGCTCGCCCCAGGTGGCCTGGGACTTCGACGCCGAGGTCGCCGAGGTGCCCGATCTGTTGGCCGAGAAGCTCGCCGCGCCCGGCGTCGAGGCGGGCCGCTACGACCTGGTCGTGCACCCCTCCAACCTCTGGCTGACCATCCACGAGTCCATCGGCCACGCCACCGAGCTCGACCGGGCCCTGGGCTACGAGGCCAACTACGCCGGCACGTCGTTCGCCACCTACGACCAGCTCGGCACCCTGCGCTACGGCTCACCGGCGATGAACGTCACCGGCGACCGCACCTCGGTGCACGGGTTGGCGACCACCGGCTACGACGACGAGGGCGTCGCCGCCCAGGAGTGGGACATCGTCTCCGACGGTGTGCTGGTCGGCTACCAGCTCGACCGCTCGATGGCCGCGATGAAGCCCGAGCTGGCCGGGCCCGAGCACCCGCGCGGCCGCTCCAACGGCTGTGCGTACGCCGACTCCCCCGGCCACGTGCCGATCCAGCGGATGGCCAACGTCTCCCTGCGGCCCGACCCCGACGGGCCGGGGACCGACGAGCTGATCGGCCGCGTCGAGCGCGGCATCTACGTCGTCGGTGACCGGTCGTGGTCGATCGACATGCAGCGCTTCAACTTCCAGTTCACCGGTCAGCGGTTCTACCGCATCGTGGACGGCGAGCTGGCCGGCCAGGTGCGCGACGTCGCCTACCAGGCCACGACGACCGAGTTCTGGGGCTCGCTCGAGGCGGTCGGCGGTCCGCAGACCTACGTCGTGGGCGGCGCCTTCAACTGCGGCAAGGCCCAGCCGGGCCAGGTCGCCTCGGTCAGCCACGGCTGCCCGACCTCGCTCTTCCGCGACGTGCGGATCCTGAACACCACCGAGGAGGCGGGTCGCTGA
- a CDS encoding AAA family ATPase: MRLHRLEITAFGPFPDTVEVDLDRLSESGLFLLTGPTGAGKTSVLDAVCFALYGDVPGDRAGAKRLRCDQAAPGVAPRVELELTLSGRRFRLVRSPAWERAKKRGTGTTTEPAHVVVSERRDGGWETLSTRLDETGHLMGELLGMNLVQFTQVALLPQGRFQAFLRARSDERHRLLQQLFRTGRFEQVEAWLKERRTRLRRDSQEVEEQVADLASRISEAARADLPGTVAPGADAAAAAEPPDLGLLADDGSLQVWADDLAGTTSTALSARRQELEQLADVERRAAHDLGVARERAALRERHREALVEHDTLVAASDRHTHDLERLDRARRAAAVVPLGGLARRARARVEEARAHAGSAAATAAGVLGADHPLDDPAALAATHREARAAVTTLETLRPRLRRLHETGARLEDLLRQQTRDAHRVEELEVDLHRLPGEVHAAREALASLRDRAERAPGLRERLDVVLARTAAHDEVEHLVAVAAQARSEWLEARERAAAAHEHLLAVREARIESMAAELAGALVVGGCCPVCGSDEHPTKAVAAPGAADAGSERAAQRALDDAKSHEHLLDTRHRDLLTRLEVARERTGGTTREELAEQSEQLRADLARAQAAATEQAAATERLDQLEATLATTAQQHTALVAACTGHQAGAAALRHELEATRADVAAALAAADHDLCDEHGEPDPDTDTDPDTDHLARQLEALLEHHRARAAAADDLVSALEALASTEQAALEATRAADDAAAQHDFADTGAAEAAYVDEAGLRALEQRTADHQRRLDRVEQVLADVAARLEALPPEPEGEPDAAAAVAARHEAHARARRRVEEVGAEVATLAARRDRLGGLTLDLAERLRAWAPLRRDLALATRLGTFVEGRSSDNHLQMRLSAYVLAYRLSQVVAAANERLTRMSEHRYSLEHTAQRGAGETRGGLSLRVRDDWSGEARDPATLSGGETFVVSLALALGLADVITAEAGGAELDTLFVDEGFGSLDADTLEDVMDVLDSLREGGRVVGVVSHVAEMRDRIPTQLRVRKSRSGSTLAVAGAAIG; the protein is encoded by the coding sequence ATGCGCCTGCACCGCCTCGAGATCACCGCCTTCGGCCCGTTCCCCGACACCGTCGAGGTCGACCTCGACCGGCTCTCCGAGAGCGGGCTCTTCCTGCTCACCGGGCCCACCGGCGCCGGGAAGACCAGCGTGCTCGACGCGGTGTGCTTCGCCCTGTACGGCGACGTGCCCGGCGACCGGGCCGGGGCCAAGCGGCTGCGCTGCGACCAGGCCGCCCCCGGGGTGGCGCCCCGGGTCGAGCTCGAGCTGACCCTGTCGGGGCGCCGCTTCCGCCTGGTGCGCTCACCGGCGTGGGAACGAGCCAAGAAGCGCGGCACCGGCACCACCACCGAGCCCGCCCACGTCGTCGTCTCCGAGCGTCGCGACGGCGGGTGGGAGACCCTCTCGACCCGCCTCGACGAGACCGGCCACCTCATGGGCGAGCTGCTCGGGATGAACCTCGTGCAGTTCACCCAGGTCGCGCTCCTGCCGCAGGGTCGCTTCCAGGCGTTCCTGCGTGCCCGCTCCGACGAGCGGCACCGCCTGCTCCAGCAGCTCTTCCGGACCGGCCGGTTCGAGCAGGTCGAGGCCTGGCTCAAGGAGCGGCGCACCCGCCTGCGCCGGGACTCCCAGGAGGTGGAGGAGCAGGTCGCCGACCTGGCCAGCCGGATCAGCGAGGCGGCCCGCGCCGACCTGCCCGGCACCGTCGCACCGGGGGCCGACGCGGCAGCCGCCGCCGAGCCCCCCGACCTGGGCCTGCTGGCCGACGACGGCAGCCTCCAGGTGTGGGCCGACGACCTGGCCGGCACCACCAGCACGGCGCTGTCCGCACGTCGCCAGGAGCTCGAGCAGCTCGCTGACGTGGAGCGTCGCGCCGCCCACGACCTCGGGGTCGCCCGCGAGCGCGCCGCGCTGCGCGAGCGCCACCGGGAGGCGCTCGTCGAGCACGACACCCTCGTGGCTGCGAGCGACCGGCACACCCACGACCTCGAGCGGCTGGACCGGGCACGACGAGCCGCCGCCGTCGTCCCCCTGGGCGGGCTGGCCCGACGGGCCCGCGCCCGGGTCGAGGAGGCCCGGGCCCACGCCGGGTCGGCCGCAGCGACGGCGGCCGGCGTGCTGGGCGCCGACCACCCGCTCGACGACCCCGCGGCCCTGGCGGCGACCCACCGGGAGGCTCGCGCCGCCGTCACCACCCTCGAGACCCTGCGACCGCGGCTGCGCCGCCTGCACGAGACCGGCGCCCGGCTCGAGGACCTGCTCCGGCAGCAGACCCGCGACGCCCACCGGGTCGAGGAGCTCGAGGTGGACCTCCACCGGCTGCCCGGCGAGGTGCACGCCGCCCGCGAGGCGCTGGCCTCGCTGCGCGACCGGGCGGAGCGGGCCCCCGGACTGCGCGAGCGCCTCGACGTCGTGCTCGCCCGCACGGCCGCCCACGACGAGGTCGAGCACCTCGTCGCCGTGGCCGCACAGGCCCGCAGCGAGTGGCTCGAGGCCCGCGAGCGCGCCGCGGCCGCCCACGAGCACCTCCTGGCCGTGCGCGAGGCACGCATCGAGTCGATGGCCGCCGAGCTGGCCGGTGCCCTGGTCGTGGGTGGGTGCTGCCCGGTGTGCGGCTCCGACGAGCACCCCACCAAGGCGGTCGCCGCGCCCGGCGCCGCCGACGCCGGGTCCGAGCGCGCCGCCCAGCGCGCCCTCGACGACGCCAAGAGCCACGAGCACCTGCTCGACACCCGGCACCGTGACCTCCTCACGCGCCTCGAGGTCGCTCGCGAGCGCACCGGCGGCACGACGCGCGAGGAGCTGGCCGAGCAGTCCGAGCAGCTGCGGGCCGACCTCGCGCGTGCCCAGGCCGCCGCGACCGAGCAGGCCGCGGCCACCGAGCGGCTCGACCAGCTCGAGGCGACCCTCGCCACCACCGCCCAGCAGCACACCGCGCTGGTCGCCGCCTGCACCGGGCACCAGGCCGGCGCCGCGGCCCTGCGCCACGAGCTGGAGGCCACCCGCGCCGACGTCGCCGCGGCGCTCGCAGCCGCCGACCACGACCTGTGCGACGAGCACGGCGAGCCCGACCCCGACACCGACACCGACCCCGACACCGACCACCTCGCCCGGCAGCTCGAGGCCCTCCTGGAGCACCACCGCGCCCGGGCCGCGGCCGCCGACGACCTCGTCTCGGCCCTCGAGGCGCTCGCCTCCACCGAGCAGGCGGCGCTCGAGGCGACCCGGGCGGCCGACGACGCCGCGGCCCAGCACGACTTCGCCGACACCGGCGCCGCCGAGGCGGCGTACGTCGACGAGGCGGGGCTGCGGGCGCTGGAGCAGCGCACCGCCGACCACCAGCGCCGCCTCGACCGGGTCGAGCAGGTCCTCGCCGACGTCGCCGCCCGCCTCGAGGCCCTACCCCCGGAGCCGGAGGGCGAGCCCGACGCGGCGGCGGCCGTCGCGGCCCGGCACGAGGCCCACGCCCGCGCGCGGCGGCGCGTCGAGGAGGTCGGCGCCGAGGTGGCCACCCTCGCGGCCCGCCGCGACCGGCTCGGCGGGCTCACCCTCGACCTCGCCGAGCGGCTGCGCGCCTGGGCGCCGTTGCGTCGCGACCTGGCCCTGGCCACCCGGCTCGGCACCTTCGTCGAGGGTCGCTCGAGCGACAACCACCTCCAGATGCGCCTGTCCGCCTACGTCCTGGCCTACCGGCTCTCCCAGGTGGTGGCCGCGGCCAACGAGCGCCTGACCCGGATGTCGGAGCACCGCTACAGCCTCGAGCACACCGCCCAGCGGGGTGCGGGCGAGACCCGCGGCGGGCTGAGCCTGCGGGTGCGCGACGACTGGTCGGGCGAGGCGCGGGACCCGGCGACGCTGTCGGGCGGCGAGACGTTCGTGGTCTCGCTGGCCCTGGCCCTGGGGCTGGCCGACGTCATCACCGCCGAGGCGGGCGGGGCCGAGCTCGACACGCTCTTCGTCGACGAGGGCTTCGGCTCCCTCGACGCCGACACCCTCGAGGACGTCATGGACGTGCTCGACTCGCTGCGCGAGGGCGGCAGGGTCGTGGGCGTGGTCAGCCACGTCGCCGAGATGCGCGACCGGATCCCCACCCAGCTGCGGGTCCGCAAGTCGCGCAGCGGCTCGACGCTGGCGGTCGCGGGCGCCGCGATCGGCTAG